One genomic window of Papilio machaon chromosome 17, ilPapMach1.1, whole genome shotgun sequence includes the following:
- the LOC106708610 gene encoding radial spoke head protein 6 homolog A: MSKTFLLEPEIIAATENVMPDLNSDLIRAKNFLKQQSAATGDSLYDHLVDMVQKILTHKPPDVVDNFEQFSWEVKEEKLRPNFDLLNDVYLSPPQLELMRKLDDMFKLVASKSQKLEEVGEEEQELDLEEESTKPRISDVIDHNYYFRQCGFGLPESECYALYIALNMLTIKEPVATVRFFGKIFGTNADYYVAETDLTIEELDRRIREFDMKDMPGEGEGEGQPEEPDNEAEERKEILGEGEERELKTKELVPPKLPPLPVSTWTPEPPIPVERPGQGVNKKVYWVCTSLGEPWVCLPDTTPQHVRVARLNVRVMTGDLDAEIQSFPPFEGTERHFLRAQIARIAAATSISPQGFYTFGSGEEEEDIDMEEAGDMNFNLNPFYQGHTIKDLVDPSLGYWVHHGRHILPQGRTIWWNPRADMMDEGEEEEDENLPLVEPETGPALFSAVAGDAPVAGAPAWSAHVSTTLTSARALALLRSKLWPGAVAYANDGKRSECMYMGWGLKAQLPNFSPLQLPRPQTEYIIGPEVMEMADPTFADEEAYRIAHLPPPPPQEMPGEGEGFPEEEEEEDD; the protein is encoded by the exons ATgtccaaaacatttttattggaGCCAGAGATCATAGCAGCTACTGAAAATGTCATGCCAGATTTGAACAGTGATCTTATAAGagcaaaaaactttttaaaacaacaaagcGCCGCAACTGGTGATAGTTT GTATGATCACTTGGTAGATATGGTACAAAAAATCCTGACGCATAAGCCGCCTGATGTGGTCGACAACTTCGAGCAATTCTCATGGGAGGTTAAAGAAGAGAAACTGCGTCCTAACTTCGATCTTCTCAATGATGTGTACTTATCACCACCACAGCTTGAACTTATGAGAAAGTTGGATGATATGTTTAAG TTAGTCGCCAGTAAGTCGCAGAAATTGGAGGAGGTGGGTGAGGAGGAGCAAGAGTTGGACCTCGAGGAAGAGTCCACTAAGCCGAGAATTTCTGACGTCATcgatcataattattatttcagacAG TGCGGCTTCGGGCTTCCGGAAAGCGAATGTTATGCTCTCTACATAGCTTTGAACATGTTGACTATAAAAGAACCTGTAGCTACTGTCAG attttttggCAAGATTTTCGGAACGAATGCAGATTACTATGTGGCGGAGACTGATCTCACCATAGAAGAATTGGATCGTAGGATTAGG GAGTTCGATATGAAGGATATGCCGGGGGAAGGTGAAGGGGAGGGACAGCCTGAAGAACCGGACAACGAGGCTGAGGAACGAAAGGAAATAC TTGGAGAAGGGGAGGAACGGGAGCTTAAGACAAAGGAGCTGGTGCCCCCTAAGCTTCCGCCGCTGCCCGTGTCCACGTGGACACCGGAGCCTCCCATACCCGTGGAAAGACCAGGACAAGGTGTTAACAAGAAg GTGTACTGGGTGTGCACGTCACTGGGCGAGCCCTGGGTGTGCCTACCGGACACCACGCCGCAGCACGTGCGTGTCGCGCGCCTCAACGTGCGCGTTATGACCGGGGATCTTGATGCCGAG ATACAAAGTTTTCCGCCGTTCGAGGGTACTGAGCGCCACTTCCTGCGCGCGCAAATCGCGCGCATCGCCGCCGCCACCTCTATTTCACCGCAGGGTTTCTACACCTTCGGCTCCggggaggaggaggaggacaTCGATATGGAAGAGGCGGGag acatgAACTTCAACCTAAACCCATTCTATCAGGGACACACGATCAAGGACCTGGTGGATCCATCGCTGGGTTACTGGGTGCATCACGGCCGCCACATTCTGCCGCAGGGCAGGACCATCTGGTGGAACCCTCGCGCTGATATGATG GATGAAGGTGAAGAGGAGGAGGACGAGAACCTGCCGTTGGTGGAGCCGGAGACTGGTCCAGCGCTGTTCAGTGCGGTGGCGGGCGACGCGCCAGTGGCCGGCGCGCCCGCGTGGAGCGCGCACGTCAGCACGACGTTGACCAGCGCGCGAGCGCTTGCTCTGCTGCGGAGCAAGCTCTGGCCCGGCGCCGTCGCCTATGCTAATGACGGAAA GAGGTCAGAGTGCATGTACATGGGGTGGGGGCTGAAGGCGCAGTTGCCAAACTTCTCTCCGCTACAATTGCCGCGCCCACAGACCGAGTACATCATAGGGCCGGAGGTTATGGAGATGGCTGATCCCACATTCGCTGACGAGGAG GCGTACCGCATCGCTCACCTGCCGCCCCCACCCCCGCAGGAGATGCCGGGGGAGGGGGAGGGCTTCCCCGAGGAGGAAGAAGAGGAGGACGACTAG
- the LOC106708792 gene encoding exosome complex component RRP46, translating into MSEAADSKECKLKHMKCELNVLSKSDGSAILSQGETVTLISVNGPLDIKVQNQSIEKSYLEVLFCTKGGRPSVPDRYKEHIIRQTCESAIMGSLYPRTGITVTIQELEDYGGLLSCAINCACLALLNSGLAMRYVFAAVSCAVDETGNVILEPKYQEVMNAKAILNFVFDSRNKNLITGFSEGIFSEAAYDEALEMSRAASDLVFLFYRDIVTKYSNVI; encoded by the exons atgtCTGAAGCTGCAGATTCAAAAGAATGTAAACTAAAACATATGAAATGTGAATTGAATGTATTAAGCAAATCAGATGGATCTGCGATATTATCTCAAG GTGAAACGGTAACGTTAATAAGTGTAAATGGCCCATTGGATATAAAAGTACAAAACCAGAGCATTGAAAAGTCCTATTTAgaagttttgttttgtaccAAAGGTGGCAGACCTTCAGTACCTGACAG ATATAAGGAACATATAATCAGACAGACATGTGAGAGTGCTATAATGGGCAGTCTATACCCTAGAACTGGTATCACAGTCACCATACAAGAGTTGGAAGATTATGGAGGG cTTCTCTCCTGCGCAATAAACTGTGCATGTCTCGCTCTTCTTAATTCCGGATTAGCTATGAGATATGTGTTTGCGGCTGTCTCCTGTGCTGTAGATGAGACAGGCAATGTAATACTGGAGCCTAAGTACCAGGAAGTCATGAATGCAAAGGCAATATTAAACTTTGTCTTTGATAGTCGGAATAAGAATTTGATTACAG GCTTCTCGGAGGGAATATTTAGTGAGGCGGCGTACGATGAGGCGCTGGAGATGTCGCGCGCGGCAAGTGACCTTGTGTTCTTATTCTACAGGGACATTGTAACTAAATATTCCAATGTtatatga
- the LOC106708913 gene encoding nuclear export mediator factor NEMF homolog, with the protein MKTRFNTYDIICMVAELQRLVGMRVNQVYDIDNKTYVIRFQRSEEKVVLLLESGNRFHTTQFEWPKNVAPSGFTMKLRKHLKNKRLESISQLGVDRIVALQFGSGEAAYHVVLELYDRGNIVLTDYEWTILNVLRPHVEGDKIRFAVKEKYPLDRAKTDYSAPNEEALKEILSKSKPGDNLKKTLNPNLEFGAAVIDHVLLENGLTGNMKVNKEQGFLVERDLDKLVKALKQAEEMLDNAKNTVAKGFIIQRREERPAAEGETKFLLTNQEFHPVLFAQYKNQPFVEHETFDRAVDEFFSALEGQKIDMKTVQIEREAMKKLQNVRKDHDKRVTELSRVQQDDRKKAELISRNETLVEHARMAIQTALANQMSWDNISLLIKTAQDNKDPIASVIKNLKLNTNHITLLLSDPYDDDSEDDEEDDDKLDLKPMLVDIDLSLTAFANARRYYDQKRNAAKKQQKTIESADKALKSAEKKTKQTLKEVQTISSISKARKTYWFEKFYWFISSDNYLVIAGRDQQQNELLVKRHLRAGDVYVHADLSGASSVLVKAAGRPQPPPRTLAEAGQAAVGYSVAWEAKVLTRAWWVQAHQVSKSAPTGEYLSTGSFMIRGKKNYLLPDQLQFGFSFMFRLEDSCIERHREERKALTAEDASDVISDVTTQDNDEEIVVSDDDEPSDTEDSKKIDKLESITEETTQIKIEDAPEENEKESREETVADAAKEAESSDDDSDSGVLHTHIKVDHGTGEVHTESKTRTISEISDASDEKFTFPALPKMAKKTQKKEKKIPEPKNEEKKETLKRGQRGKLKKIQKKYKNQDDEDRALMMDMLQSSKESKESKKAQKKAAAKPSKSKAGHARAQRIPQPAPLLLEADSEEEPEPEVDGADAAGADTDVELLAQLTGCPYPEDELLFAVPVVAPYSALVNYKYKVKLTPGTSKRGKAAKTAVQVFLRDKLGSARERDLLKAVKEENIARNFPGKVKLSAPQLHKHKK; encoded by the exons ATGAAGACAAGATTCAATACTTATGATATAATATGCATGGTAGCGGAGTTACAAAG ATTGGTGGGCATGAGAGTCAACCAGGTATATGACattgataataaaacatatgtcATAAGATTCCAGCGTTCCGAGGAGAAAGTAGTGTTACTTTTAGAATCCGGCAACAGGTTCCACACAACACAGTTTGAGTGGCCCAAAAATGTTGCACCATCTGGATTCACTATGAAA CtacgaaaacatttaaaaaacaagcGTCTAGAGAGCATAAGTCAATTAGGTGTGGACCGTATTGTAGCACTGCAGTTTGGTAGTGGAGAGGCTGCATATCATGTTGTTCTAGAACTATATGACCGCGGTAACATAGTACTTACTGATTACGAGTGGactatattaaatgtactcCGGCCACATGTTGAGGGTGATAAAATAAG GTTTGCagtcaaagaaaaatatccATTAGACAGAGCCAAAACAGATTATTCAGCGCCCAATGAAGAGGCGctcaaagaaatattatccAAAAGCAAGCCCGGTGACAACTTGAAGAAAACTCTTAATCCAAATCTTG agtTTGGTGCAGCAGTAATAGATCATGTGCTCTTAGAAAATGGACTAACGGGAAAtatgaaagtaaataaagaaCAAGGTTTTTTAGTAGAAAGGGATTTGGACAAATTGGTAAAAGCTCTGAAACAGGCAGAAGAAATGTTGGATAATGCAAAGAATACAGTGGCCAAG GGTTTTATAATACAGAGGAGAGAAGAACGGCCGGCTGCAGAGGGTGAGACTAAATTCCTTTTAACCAACCAGGAGTTTCATCCCGTACTATTTGCTCAGTACAAGAACCAACCTTTTGTTGAACATGAAACTTTTGATAGAGCCGTTGATGAATTCTTCTCAGCTCTTGAAGGACAAAAGATTGACATGAAG ACAGTCCAAATAGAGAGGGAAGCCATGAAAAAGCTCCAAAATGTTAGGAAAGACCATGACAAGAGAGTGACAGAGTTGAGCAGAGTTCAGCAAGATGATAGGAAGAAAGCGGAACTGATATCCCGGAATGAAACATTGGTGGAGCACGCTCGTATGGCAATACAGACTGCGCTTGCTAACCAG aTGTCATGGGACAATATTagcttattaattaaaacagctCAAGACAACAAGGACCCCATAGCCTCAGTTATAAAGAACCTCAAATTGAACACCAACCACATCACCTTGCTTCTCTCAGACCCTTACGATGATGATAGTGAAGATGATGAAGAAGATGATGATAAGTTAGATCTGAAACCGATGCTGGTTGATATAGATCTGTCTTTAACAGCATTTGCTAATGCTAGAAG ATACTACGATCAGAAACGTAACGCAGCAAAGAAGCAGCAAAAGACCATAGAGTCTGCGGACAAGGCGCTGAAGAGCGCGGAGAAGAAGACGAAGCAGACCCTGAAGGAGGTGCAGACCATCAGCAGCATCAGCAAAGCTCGGAAAACATATTGGTTCGAGAAGTTCTACTGGTTCATCTCCTCGGATAACTATCTG GTGATAGCAGGTCGTGACCAGCAACAGAACGAGCTGCTGGTGAAGCGTCACCTTCGTGCGGGCGACGTGTACGTACACGCGGACCTCAGCGGAGCCTCCTCCGTGCTGGTGAAGGCGGCAGGCAGACCTCAGCCTCCGCCACGCACTCTGGCTGAAGCTGGCCAGGCAGCCGTCGGCTACAG CGTGGCATGGGAGGCGAAGGTGCTGACGCGAGCATGGTGGGTGCAGGCTCACCAGGTGTCAAAGTCCGCACCAACCGGAGAGTATCTCAGCACAGGATCCTTCATGATCCGCGGCAAGAAGAACTACCTGCTGCCGGACCAACTGCAGTTCGGATTCAGTTTTATGTTCAGG TTGGAAGACAGCTGCATAGAGAGGCACAGAGAGGAGCGCAAAGCTTTAACGGCTGAGGACGCTTCTGACGTCATCTCTGACGTCACCACACAGGACAACGACGAGGAGATCGTCGTCTCCGATGATG ATGAACCGTCCGATACTGAAGACAGTAAGAAAATAGATAAACTCGAATCAATCACAGAAGAGACGACACAGATCAAAATAGAAGACGCTCCAGAAGAGAATGAGAAAGAGAGCAGAGAAGAGACTGTGGCAGATGCAGCGAAAGAAGCAGAGAGCAGTGACGATGACTCTGATAGTGGAGTATTGCATACACATATTAAG GTAGACCACGGTACAGGAGAAGTTCATACAGAATCTAAAACAAGAACAATATCAGAAATATCTGATGCAA GTGATGAAAAATTCACTTTCCCCGCATTACCAAAGATGGCGAAGAAAAcacaaaagaaagaaaagaaaataccaGAAccaaagaatgaggaaaagaAGGAGACATTGAAGAGGGGACAAAGAGGGAAGCTGAAGAAGATACAGAAGAAGTACAAGAACCAGGATGACGAGGACAGAGCTCTGATGATGGATATGTTACAG TCGTCAAAGGAGTCAAAAGAGTCAAAGAAGGCGCAGAAGAAGGCAGCAGCTAAGCCTTCAAAGAGCAAAGCGGGCCATGCGCGTGCGCAGCGCATCCCGCAACCTGCGCCGCTGCTGCTGGAGGCTGACTCTGAAGAGGAACCTGAACCTGAG GTTGATGGTGCTGATGCTGCGGGCGCAGACACAGACGTGGAACTCCTGGCGCAGCTGACAGGTTGCCCATATCCTGAAGATGAGCTGCTGTTCGCTGTACCTGTTGTAGCACCTTACTCCGCACTCGTTAACTACAA GTACAAAGTAAAGCTAACTCCGGGTACAAGTAAGCGAGGCAAAGCTGCAAAGACCGCGGTACAAGTGTTCCTGAGGGACAAGTTGGGGTCCGCGCGAGAGAGGGACCTCCTCAAGGCGGTCAAGGAAGAGAACATCGCAAGAAACTTCCCCGGCAAAGTGAAACTGTCCGCTCCACAGTTACACAAACACAAGAAATAA
- the LOC106708927 gene encoding flavin reductase (NADPH), with protein MKKIVIFGSTGMTGLCAVEAALKKGLQVRAFLRDPERLTENLKDKVEIFKGDVLEPDSVANAVEGTDGVVVALGTRSCLDPTSDLSEGLKNILEAMRAKNVKTISTCLSAFLFYEPDKVPQKFQHLTDDHRRMYEALKETSMNWVAVFPPHISEEPSCETIIQVNPQKSPGRAISKWNLGEFLVNALTEPKYYGNVVSLCDAPKQ; from the exons ATGAagaaaattgtgatttttgGATCTACCGGCATGACCGGCCTTTGCGCTGTTGAAGCAgctttaaaaaaag GTCTTCAGGTACGTGCATTTCTTCGTGACCCAGAAAGATTGACGGAGAATCTCAAAGACAAAGTAGAGATCTTCAAAGGCGATGTCCTTGAACCAGATTCCGTCGCGAACGCAGTAGAGGGCACTGACGGTGTTGTTGTCGCTTTGGGCACCCGCAGCTGTCTCGACCCCACCTCAGACCTTTCTGAAGGTCTGAAGAACATTCTAGAAGCTATGAGGGCTAAGAATGTGAAGACGATTAGTACTTGCCTTTCTGCTTTTCTATTCTACGAGCCGGATAAAGTACCACAGAAGTTCCAACATTTGACCGATGATCATAGAAGAATGTATGAAGCATTGAAAGAGACATCGATGAATTGGGTCGCCGTTTTCCCGCCACATATATCAG AGGAACCAAGCTGTGAGACAATTATTCAGGTGAATCCTCAAAAATCACCAGGCAGGGCCATCTCAAAATGGAACCTCGGAGAATTTTTGGTGAACGCACTCACAGAACCAAAGTACTACGGAAATGTTGTTAGCCTATGTGATGCTCCTAAgcagtaa
- the LOC106708738 gene encoding mitochondrial GTPase 1: protein MAVRFDAAAYNFRKKCPYVRKDLLRWFPGHMNKGLKQMQRKLSSVDCVIEVHDARIPFTGRNPVFTETMLGAKPHILVLNKRDLTISSLLPKIADQLKAEENVQNVVFTNSKDQHCRGLKTLKPLMVDLIKNSNRYNRSEELDYNVMIIGVPNVGKSSLINMLRSKNMKIRHALPVGAVAGVTRSLMTKMRINDDPKIFMFDTPGILEPSVTDIEMGLKLALCASLQDHLVGEETIADYLLYWLNSHAKFKYVDYMGLEEPCDDIQKVLISGAVKYNRIRRVRDFDGTTREVPDLLESARTMIKAFRTGELGRIFLDIDILKFRRKPEIEEEMEELA from the exons ATGGCTGTTAGATTTGATGCAGCCGCTTATAATTTTCGTAAGAAATGTCCTTACGTGAGAAAAGACTTGCTTCGGTGGTTTCCTGGTCATATGAACAAAGGTTTAAAGCAAATGCAACGAAAGCTCTCCTCGGTTGACTGTGTTATTGAAGTTCACGATGCTAGGATACCTTTTACAGGTCGTAATCCTGTGTTCACGGAAACAATGCTAGGTGCTAAGCCTCATATTCTTGTATTAAATAAGAGGGATCTGACAATAAGTAGCTTACTGCCGAAAATTGCTGACCAATTGAAGGCTGAAGAAAACGTGCAGAATGTCGTGTTTACTAATAGTAAAGACCAACATTGTCGTGGTCTGAAGACTCTCAAACCACTTATGGTTGACTTAATTAAGAACTCCAATAGATACAACAGAAGTGAGGAGTTAGATTACAATGTAATGATAATTGGTGTTCCTAATGTTGGTAAAtcatctttaataaatatgttacgaTCGAAAAACATGAAGATCCGACACGCGCTGCCCGTGGGGGCAGTGGCGGGGGTCACGCGCAGCCTCATGACTAAGATGAGGATAAATGATGacccaaaaatatttatgtttgacaCTCCGG GCATATTGGAGCCATCAGTGACTGACATAGAGATGGGTCTGAAGCTTGCACTCTGCGCATCACTCCAGGACCATCTGGTAGGCGAGGAGACCATCGCCGACTACCTGCTGTACTGGCTGAACAGCCATGCCAAGTTCAAGTATGTAGACTACATGGGCCTGGAGGAACCTTGCGATGATATACAGaag GTGTTAATATCTGGTGCAGTAAAATACAATCGCATCAGGAGAGTGAGAGATTTTGATGGCACAACAAGAGAAGTACCCGACTTACTGGAGTCGGCCAGGACTATGATCAAAGCCTTCAGGACAGGGGAACTGGGCAGGATATTTCTTGACATTGACATACTGAAATTCAGACGTAAGCCTGAAATAGAAGAAGAAATGGAGGAATTGGCCTAG